The sequence TGAATCGATTTGCGCAGGAGTCGATCTCGGACCATCTATATCAGCATCAATGATGGGCTTCCAAGAGTCTGGCAAATACTGACTGATTTGAGTTAAAACATTTGGATCATCAAGGGGCAATGATCCTGGCATTATGAGTGGGCCGGCATCCTGCAACTCCCATAGAGTATGAACAACTGCACTCATGAGTTGCAAAACTCCTCGGGTTCGTTGGAAGCGATCTAAGGTTGACCAATCTTCGTAGAGGCGATCAAATAACTCTGGATGGATTGGATAGGCCGCACGGATTCTTGCCTCGTACGAAATGTCCGAACATTCTCTTGGGAATTCACCTACGTGTTGCGAGTAAAAGTTCACGAATTGACGCGCCACAGCAGAAATGTCTGACAAAGCAGCAGCATCTGGTTCAACAAACAGTCGTCTCCTTACAATTTCAAATGACTCTTGAGCGCTCGCGGGTCTCCATTGATCTGCAACTCGACGAACTACATTCTGCAATCTCTGTAGAGCTTCTTGACCATTTGGGCCGCCAACTTCCAGCGCACTACCACCCGACTGACCATCTTTATCCGGATCATGGGACGCTGGAATAGAAATGACAAGCATTGCACCAGGAACCGTCTTAACCACCTCTGTTAAGGATTGTGCAAATGTAAATTGAGTATCGAACGTTCCTCCAGGAAGATCTTCACGCTCCCAAAGCTGACGAGCATAAGCAACCCACTCATCAATCAGAATCAAGCATGGTGAATAGGCGGTAATTAACTTTCTCAACCCTTCGCCGGGATTTGTGCGACTTGAATCAGCTTCTGCGACAAAATCAAACGCTTTTTTGCCACCTAACTGCCAGGCAAGCTCTCCCCAAATTGTGTTTACCTTTATTCCATCAGGCTTAACTAATGGTGCTCCAGGAGACAAATGAATTCCAACTAACGCTACACGGTTGACTTTCTTTGGTAGTGGACGATTTGCAACAACATCTTGCACCTCTTGAGTCAGCGACGAAGTTGGTGCCCCTCCGAATAAATGCCATAACGCAAGCATTGAGTGGGTCTTACCACCACCGAAGTTAGTCTGAAGGTTAATAATTGGCGATGCATTTTCATCACCAGATATCCGCCGGATGCCTCTATCTAAGAGTTCTCTTAGTCCTTCGGTTAGATAGGTGCGCCTGAAGAATTCAATCGGCTCTACATATTCACTTGATCCCTCATTCTGTGAAACCATGTATAGGTCAGCAGCAAACTCGCTCGCGGAATAGTTTCCGGTTGCTACATCCTCATGTGGGCGAAGTACTTCACGCCATGATTTCAGCCCAGTGCCTGCAACGCTTATTCCGTTACCAGGATTCAAAATTGCCTTCTTGGTCTCTGATTCAAATACTAACCGTTGATGATCCTGGCGCATCTGCCTAATTGTCTCCGCTTCCGTGGGGGCACCTGCTGCGGTTAACAATCTTTCCATTGTGTCGAGAATTCGATAAGTGTCATCATTATCAAATTTTTTACTATGTGCCCAGCTATTTCTGACTTCGCGTAGCTCTGAAGCTAAAGATTGTTGAGCACGGCTCAAGACCTTGCCAAACACACGCCATTCTTCCGTGATTACTTTTAACTGTACTGCAGGATCTTCCTTCTCGTAAATCTTCTTAACGCCATTTTTCGTTTCGTCACGCTTCTCAATCACTTCAATCCAATCAATTCCAACGCCTTCTGAGGCTGATGTCATTTGTCGATCTACAAAGTCTACAAGCCCAGCGGAAAGTACATCGAAGCCTCTACTTACACGATCACGATTACTTATTGCCATTAGCTATCCCATTCATTATCTGAGTTTGTACTAAAATCAAAAGTATTCTGCTGCGAAGTAACCTTCGGTGTTTTCAAAATGCTGGTTGAAAGATCCGACCATGAAGAGCCGAGAGAATTGAACAGCATTGCAGTATCAACCCATCCCTTCTTCTCAGAAATGCTAAAGATTAGATAAGTCAATTCCTTTACGGACTCCATGTCCACTCGTGAATTTGAATCCCTGCTCAATTCGGCCGCTTTATCTGCTCCCTCGGACT comes from Candidatus Paceibacterota bacterium and encodes:
- a CDS encoding Swt1 family HEPN domain-containing protein, translated to MAISNRDRVSRGFDVLSAGLVDFVDRQMTSASEGVGIDWIEVIEKRDETKNGVKKIYEKEDPAVQLKVITEEWRVFGKVLSRAQQSLASELREVRNSWAHSKKFDNDDTYRILDTMERLLTAAGAPTEAETIRQMRQDHQRLVFESETKKAILNPGNGISVAGTGLKSWREVLRPHEDVATGNYSASEFAADLYMVSQNEGSSEYVEPIEFFRRTYLTEGLRELLDRGIRRISGDENASPIINLQTNFGGGKTHSMLALWHLFGGAPTSSLTQEVQDVVANRPLPKKVNRVALVGIHLSPGAPLVKPDGIKVNTIWGELAWQLGGKKAFDFVAEADSSRTNPGEGLRKLITAYSPCLILIDEWVAYARQLWEREDLPGGTFDTQFTFAQSLTEVVKTVPGAMLVISIPASHDPDKDGQSGGSALEVGGPNGQEALQRLQNVVRRVADQWRPASAQESFEIVRRRLFVEPDAAALSDISAVARQFVNFYSQHVGEFPRECSDISYEARIRAAYPIHPELFDRLYEDWSTLDRFQRTRGVLQLMSAVVHTLWELQDAGPLIMPGSLPLDDPNVLTQISQYLPDSWKPIIDADIDGPRSTPAQIDSERPLFGQRAITRRLARTIFVGAAPTLKSSHVGAEKPRIWLGVAIPGDTIGNFGSALDLLSQRATYLYADGHRYWFDTQASVTRTAADYADRLRDKPEEVWLEIVSRLRTNENRNRGAFSGVHIAPDTSADIPDEDSARLVILHPSHSHSKNAQDSLAMKFAQESLEKRGSAQRINKNMMVYLAPDTKRLEELMEAVRDLLAWQNIASRIEEMNLSPQQAKQATTRRDQAHEGVTSRIAQTYIWAIVPEQPDPSRPIEWTVEKAEGQETSLAARTSEKLVRAGLFTDIASPRMIRMDLDSKLSKAWESGHLNVGQLWAFYCSYPYLTRMKNRKVLADAISEVLTMIMFDDEGFALAEGFESATGNYLGLTRPGANVFFGAITDATLIVKPEIARNQVTVKPDVQTSETPEVVGKPPVVTGGAPTPVSPKLSTRFFGVYKVDPERYSRDLNRLSQEILQHISSIDGISLEITIEIHAEVSEGFPADKIRVILENARSLKFNQSSFENE